The Glycine soja cultivar W05 chromosome 4, ASM419377v2, whole genome shotgun sequence genomic sequence ACAGACACTGGCTTCTCACAAATCAAAACATATACATACCCTATTACGCTGCTCACATCATTGGCTCTTACACAATGAACAAGGAGGAGTTTGCACAAAAAGCCGTGCAATCAGGTGTGATACCCCCATTATTGGACTTGCTTAGTGGGAAAATCAGTTGGGTTGAGCAAAGAGTTGCTGTTAGAGCACTTGGTCACTTGGCCAGTTACAAAAGCACTTTCGAATCAGTAGCACAGCACGAACAAGAAGTGGTGAAACTGGCCTTGAAATTGGCTTCAACTTGTTTACAAGTGGTCTATGTTGACTTCGTAGCTTTGAAGGAAAACAAAAGGCTCGAGTACCACAGAAACTTGATGACCAGAGGGGTTGGGGATTTGGAGATGGAGAATCGCAAGGCAGAGGAATGGGCTAGCCAGCTTCAGTGTTGGTCTCTTTACCTTCTGAATTGCTTTGCTTGCAAAGATAGGTCTTTGGATCTCATTTgcaaaaaagtgtttctcaaggACTTATGTGATATGTGGGGTGGGTTGATAAGTCACACGTCACCAGCAGGGGTTGGACTGATAAGAATCTTGTGTTATAGCAAAGTAGGAAGGAAAAACATTGCTGAATTACCAAAAGTTGTGAACACTCTAGGCAACCTTTCAAGATCTTCAGATGATTGGCAGTATATAGGTATCGATTGTCTTCTTCTGCTTCTCAAGGACCCAGATACGAGGTACAAAGTTCTTGATGTTGCTGCTTCTTACCTTGTTGATTTGATTGAACTTAGAAGCCTTGGGGATAAATCCAACGTGGGTGAGACCATCTCAAAGGTTCTCCTGAATTTGAAACCTAACAGAGAAAAAGTTGGAGCAGCATTATTGCAAGAGGTGGTGGATAGGAGGAACAAGGAGAAGCTGCTCTCGGAGGAAAAGTTAGAGGAAACAAGGGTTTTGGTGAGTTTGATAAAGCAGCAAGCGAACCACATGTTCAGGTTGGGAGAGGTTGAAGAGGCATTGTTGAAATACTCTGAAGCGCTCGGTGTTTGTCCCTTGAGGTTTAGAAAAGAGAGAATGGTGATATATAGTAACAAAGCGCAGTGTCATATTCTTCTTAAGAACGCAGATTCTGCGATCAGTGACTCAACGCGTGCTCTTTGCCTGTCCAACCCAGCAAACACTCACAGGAAAAGCCTTTGGAGGAGGTCACAGGCATATGATATGAAAGGAATGGCGAAAGAGAGCCTCATGGACTGCATAATGTTCATTAACATGACCATGCGTGTGAAGATTCCTTACCACGCAGCGCGCATGATCTCCAAACACATGGAGGCCACGTGGCTCTTTGCCACTGCTCGCTCGAAGGTGGAAAAAACAACGCAAGAATTGAACCAAGTTGGCGGGGATAATGAGAACGGTGGCAACCATGAAGAGCAACCGCGTGATCATAAGgcgaagatgatgatgatggaaaACAGATACAACAATCTCTTACacggtaattaattaattaagcccTTGCTTGCCTTGCAGGTTTAATTCATAGCATTACTATAAATGTTGGAGCAAATTTGTTGacaaagttataaaattaatctcctATTTATCAACCACTTTTGATATAATTAGAGCATAGTAGACATAGGTCACATATATTGTTGTTACTATATAAATTTCTTTACTTGAAAAGAAAgtaataaagtaaattaaaataagtttattatacattaaaattagcttataaaACTAATACCAAGTGACATAattgatatataatttaatttattatgtgaTGAGAAATTTAATCTTTAACTCATAAATGAAAAAGTATCTATTGAAACATGTCAACCTCTTAAATATTTGGTCTTACATTGAAAATTAAGTATAGATTCAAAATTGATTAAGTTAAaacaatttgatatattttaagttaaacaaatataaagagaaaaaaataatataaatatgataaagtttatgatatgataaaaaaaaataatgagaaataatgatgtgttatttaaaataaataataattcatgtATCATTACACTTTAAATAATGtatcatcatttattttttaccatCCTATtaataactttcattttttttttatcttttctgttTATCACATTATAAATCTTATAATACCTTTATTTTCTCTGGATATCATATAGTATCATGAGTGTGCATGGAATATTTTTCTTACTCTTTTATACACTCTCACTCTCAATTGGGTATTCAAGCTCAAAAGGTGCAAGGTAGCtgatttgaattttgagcgtatATGTGTCTGTATATAGGCTTTAAACTTTACATCGTTTGCGTTCGTGAGGGTCAAAATCACTTTTGCCGGGAACTACTTTTTCAGGTCTGTCAACCATTATTGAAGAACCTTTTCACGCAAAAGAAGCTGGTAGGAGAAAGATGGAAAGGGCGAGAAGGAGATTCAACAAAGGTGTTGTGGCTGGACCAACGTAAGTCAAATTAAATGGCTAGCTTGTTAGATGCGGAGGAAGAGAATCTTGTGCCACCTAGCTAGCTCCCAGATAACTTTCGTCACTGCCCACTAGGTTAgacatatacatataaatacTTTATCAGTGGCAGGTAATTAGAAATCCAACTAACAAGgctctctaaactattttgcataTTCAAAGTGGTAAATGATGCATGATGGAATAGCCAATTATAAAAGAATGGCGTGACCGATATAACCCAGCATCAGGCAGGGAAATGGAGAGGACCACATCtccatttttaatataatactatATTGTAACTCATTGCTCGAATTAAAAATACCCAACAACAATATTAGTACCACACAGACCAAAGCATTCCCAGTGTTGATCAGAAGTTCGTAACTTCGTATATGAATTGCAAAAATTTAATGGAGTTTGAGTCTTGAACTTTTCTTAAGACAGCAAGAACCCGAtgaattttgtgattttattaCAATAAGGTATGTTgcgtttgttttcttgtttagaTTACGCCAAACGTAAGTTATAGTATAACAAAGCTTTTCATCTCGCATAACGGAGCAATAGATCGAACTGGTGCACTATATAGTTCTAAACAAGTACACAAACATACTATTAGAGATATTCAAAGTGTGTTTCTGGTTCCACCTTAGAtcaatgaaaattcatgattttgtttttgaaaggaacCAGATTCGTGATAAAATACTACTTAAAAAGtgattttagataaatattcatatgtaattaatttcacattgaaaaattaatttgagttcaaaattaatttgagttaaaataacttttgataCTTTGTGTTAGATAACAAATTTATACTGAATTTTATTActaaatttttcttaaattaattttatttaaaattaattttttaaagatttattcAAATAAGATATAATTCATACAACAATACGCACAACATTAGTCTTTAATCTCCCAAGGCTGTTGAATAAGATCTTTAATCTCATaaataagctttttttttatataaaaaaaaggtataaaTAAACTTCTTTCTCATGCAGATGCATATCCACTACAACACTATTCATGGAATTAACAGCATTAACAACATCCAGTTTCACACTTGACAGGCCTATACCCCAACCTCCAAGTATGTGGGATTCCTATCTTCAAAGCCCAAAGCTCAACACGAAGAGAGTCCTCAGGGCCTCCAAAATTGGCAAACCCAAACAGCCATTCCCCTTGCGTTCCACGAATTACACCACCTCCTCCCATggcattattataaatttaaaatttaaaatataattacaatcAAAGATGTTTATTTATTGTGAGTTAtagttaaaattgaatctatGTACTATGAActttatttatacaaaaaaaaaatgttcctttcttatacataattttattttttaagtatatagTATAAATATGTTCTAAAGACATTAAACAGccaaatattcttttttaatatttaatataattatatatttaagactCAAACTTAAAgtatttaattaagttaaaataatttcacgATTGATCTATCATCCACACGTTAAAGTCATATACAAATAcaagttaaattaaaacattatatacaaataaaaaatataaagaataatccactttatattataaattagaatgTATAAATGAAagagtgaattttttaattcaatatttctttcttttttttctctctcctt encodes the following:
- the LOC114408755 gene encoding uncharacterized protein LOC114408755, which translates into the protein MKSQMKKKRVTPIPNTPCNVAEGSCRGHLCIKPCCFFCSMREPDASLRRAGIATCFREMPQAQGENHHEHVLVLSGLWHIAMSQPNDSEFPSLGIFKCMASLIHKGINDRHWLLTNQNIYIPYYAAHIIGSYTMNKEEFAQKAVQSGVIPPLLDLLSGKISWVEQRVAVRALGHLASYKSTFESVAQHEQEVVKLALKLASTCLQVVYVDFVALKENKRLEYHRNLMTRGVGDLEMENRKAEEWASQLQCWSLYLLNCFACKDRSLDLICKKVFLKDLCDMWGGLISHTSPAGVGLIRILCYSKVGRKNIAELPKVVNTLGNLSRSSDDWQYIGIDCLLLLLKDPDTRYKVLDVAASYLVDLIELRSLGDKSNVGETISKVLLNLKPNREKVGAALLQEVVDRRNKEKLLSEEKLEETRVLVSLIKQQANHMFRLGEVEEALLKYSEALGVCPLRFRKERMVIYSNKAQCHILLKNADSAISDSTRALCLSNPANTHRKSLWRRSQAYDMKGMAKESLMDCIMFINMTMRVKIPYHAARMISKHMEATWLFATARSKVEKTTQELNQVGGDNENGGNHEEQPRDHKAKMMMMENRYNNLLHGLSTIIEEPFHAKEAGRRKMERARRRFNKGVVAGPT